TCGGCACCGTGAAGGGTCTGCCTGGagccaggtgcagagaagggagtgAGCTGCAGTCACAgtgggtggggaaaggaaggaagcagGGGGGGCTCTGCCACTCTCTGCACCAGCAGCCACCAGCACCGGGCGCAGGTTCCAGGGAGACCCCTGGGCGGCTGGGTGGGCGTTAGCAGCCACTGACGCCCAGCCACACAGTCACATGCCGCAGGACTCAGGACAAGGCCTGTAAGCGTAGTCCCCGCCAGATCTGCCTTCCACTTCAGAGGCAGCTCCGCACTCCTTTGCGCTGGAAGACGCACTGCTGGGGCCTGACACCACCCCTGTTCCCAGCACGGAGCAATCCTGCAAGCGCCTGGGGAGGTGCGTTTGGGGCTGGCCAGGAAAGAGGAAGGCCCCTTTGCTTCACAGCATCAGGGTGTCAaagcctgggctgcagccgcTCTCTCTGTCAGTGCAGGGGCTCTTCCCAGAGAGGCCACCGGGCCCAGCAGGAACGCAGGCTGGGTGCTCCGGTCCAGGCAGGCAGGGACCCACTCTCTCCGGGTCGCACGGCTCAACTCAGGATGGGGGCAGCCACATTCACTCCACTAGCCACCCCCCATCTAGAGGCAACGGTAATTTGCTCCGTGGACAGTGGGAGGCTTTAAGATGGGGGCTTCCCTGCTCACAGCACACGCGCCCTTCCAGTGGTTCCTGCTTCCTGGAGCTAAACACCCAAGCTAGGATATCATCCCAAGCCCTGCTATGGTGAAGCAGCTGCTAAACTCCAGAGAGCAGCCAGGCCAAGTCACCCGTCAGCTGGCCCCTCGTTACCTTTCTTAAAGGGCTTATCCTCAGAGTCGTCAAAGGGGTCAAGGCTACGCCACGGATCCAGCATCTCCTGACAAAGAACGTGAGTGAACGGTGAATGGGGCAGCTTGGTGGCCAGGCTCAGTTCCCACTCGATTCCCCAATGCAGTCCCCCTCCCTGAGCAGGCAGGGAGCACCCTGTGTCACCAAAGCATGGCTGAGGCAGCCAGTTCAGGACCCACAGTGATGAGCTCTAGGGCCTGTGCCCACTGGGTGCTGCTCCCTGGCATACCCAGTGCAGTGGGGAAGCTCCCAGATCACCAGCCTTCCCCTGAGTTACTATCTGGGAACTGCTCTCATTCCCAAAGGGACTCTGCTGCCCCTCGGGATGTGTCCCTACGCCCGCTCTCACCTTTATGTAGGCGCTGGGCTCCACGGCCGGGGCCCGTTCCCGCAGCATGTACCCCTTGCCCTCGAGCACACTCTAGCAGGCAGAGAACAAGGCAGTTAGTTTCCTGAAGCATCGTACAGAGGCGAGACTGATCAGCTGGGCCTGTGGGGACCCCTGGCTGCTGGACAGGAGTGAGCGCGGCAGCCCCGCCTCCCCATGCCGCCCCCACGGCGACCGCCCTACTCCTACCTTCTGCTGCTGAATGTGCTCGACAGCAGCAGGACTGGTCTCCACGCCCCCTTCTGGGGCATCAGGCAAGAAATCGTCTCCTCCTCCTGCATCGTCATCGTCATCACCACCCCCCTCTGGTGCCACAGCGCCTACCGGAGAGGGGCACAGTCACTCCTGGGTCCTTTTCCATCCATGGGGCCACAACCAGCGTAGGAACAGCCCCTGGGAAGCCATCCATCCTCCGCCCTCCCTGCTCCCAAGAGGGAACCTCTCCTTCAATTCTGAAAACCAGCCCCGCTTTGAAGGCTGCAGCTCTTGAGAGAACAAGACTGGGTTTCGTTCATAACATAGGCTCCGACACCCCGCACAGCACAGGGCTGCCAGTGCCAGGGAGAACTCGAGCTGCCCCATTGACCCCTGTGGTTGGGAACCAGCCTGCCGGAGGCCCATGCTATGGGGGTGCCACCCTAACCAAAGCCTGCCAGCACCCCGGATCTCACACAGCAAACTGGCCACATATCTCACCTTCATTTTCAGAGAAGTTCAAGACTGGGATAGGCATCTCACAGGCACTGACCTCCATGGGTGCGTTTCCAGACCCCGGGGTGGCAGTCTGCCCTCCTGGCAGGGATGAGGCAGaatcaggggagagggagagacttgTTAATGATGTCCCCCAAGCATTACCCCATTGGGGTCTTAGCCCTTGGCTCTCTGTGGACCCCCCTTGAATAACTGCTGGTTTGGTGACCAAGGCTCACTCCAGCCAGCCATAAACAAGGCTGGCTTGTATAGCCAGCTTCCCCCATACCCCTCAGGTCGGCCTCTCCGATGGACTCTGCAtctcccacatcccctcccaggaggtcTTTGGAGTGGCTTTGGGAGGGTAAGGGGAGATCCCCAGCCCAATCCTGCACCTGTAGCGCTGCCAAGGTCCCCAGCCTGGTGTCTTGCTTGGAAGCACTGCGTGGGTGAGAGGCCCGCCAGCTCCAGCATGAAGGCTCCGTTGGCGTGAGGGGTGCATGTGTTCATGCGGAAATCCTTCCGGCTGGCCAGGATCTCCCCCTTCCGGCTGAGAGGAGAAAGAGCGGCGTTAGAACGGCTCTGACCCAGCACCATTGCTGGTTTCCAGGGTGCAGCCAGAGCATGGGTTCGTAAAAGGTCACGTGGGGCGCCAGGAAGAAGGGAAAGAGACCCAGACCTGGGAGAGACCTGCTGCGTCCCATTGAGCCCAGTCACATCCCCAAGCCAGCATAGAATGGGACTTCTTCTTGGCTCAGAtcctagtggggggggggggtacataAGGGAGACCAAGATCTCCTTGTCTCCAGGCTGGCCACGCTCTTCTAAGCGGCACAGGCTGGTGTCATATCTCCCTGTTGTTTAGCCAGACAGGGCCGGTTTAGCTCCGCTCATCTCTTCCTAAatctctccctctgcaccccaaatGCTTTGTTGCTCTCTGAACTGCCCCCGCCCCTGCACAGACCCCCCCTTTCCAATACAATGGGGCCAGAGCTGAGTGCAGGATCCCAGCTAGGATCTTCCCGGAGCCAGGCAGAGGGGggctaccccctccctgctccagcacACAAGGCCTCTATCAGCCCAGGCTCATGGTGGCCCATCTCATCTCATGTCGGATTGGCTTCTCACTCTCCCACCTCCATTCCTGACGGTCCCTAGCTGATCCCCAGGCTTGTCCTTCCATGATTGTTCTTCCCCCAGTTGCGTTTCCCATGAGGAACCTCACGCAATGTCCTGCCCACACCTCTGAACTCGCTGGAGCCCTCTGGAttatttccctccccctgctgttctccctcctctagcccgttaatgaagatgttgagcaGGGCCAGACCCTAACACTAATGGTGAGAAAATCCAAGAGAGACAGAAAGCAGATGGCAGGAGAGGAGTGACTCAAAGGCATTACGAGGGAAGCCTTTACCTGAACAGGGGGTTGTCCTTCTTTTCTGTCTCTTCTGGGGGTACCAGGGCCATCGGAGTCAAGGGGACAATGTTCACAGTCTGCAAAGATAGAACAGCATGATCCCAGCTGCCCATCACAGGAAGAGAGGGGCCCGGATGCACTCCACAGACAGGGCCCTTGCAGCCGGGAAGACGCattcacacatacagagagctttTTCCATCTGCTTCTCAGGGCTATCAGGGCAGGCTGGGCGCTGGGCAGCACCATCCTGCCAGGGTACAAACACCAGCTCTCACCAGCCAGATGGCAGCCATTGGTACCCAGGGTGTGTCACCACTTGCTGCTGAGGAGGGTTCTGGCTGCAGGAATGCCTGGAAATACTCCCTCGCTGGCAGAGGTCTCCCCTAACAGCACTGCtcagttgtggggggggggggggtgagcaagCTGGCACATTGGACACGGCAGACTCTAGTCTCGGAAACCCCCTGATCAGGAGGTAGAAGGGACATGAGAGGGGCAGGAAGGGCATGAAGGATGGGGACCGCGTCACTTACATTAGGCTGGTGATCTTTCTTCATGTCCACGCTCACCACGTTGGTGTCCTTGATGTCATCCAATGAGAGGAACTGCAAAGAGCGAGCAGTAAGATGGAGCACTTCACACAGAGAGCTGTCTCTCTTTGACATGCCGTACAGACACACACTGCTGATCCCCACAGCACCCGCGATGGCAGGTCAGGGTCTCCGGGCCACGGGGGagggaagtgacatgcccaaggtcatggAGTGACTCCTGGCCCCGGGCTCAGTCTACCCTGATCCAAACAAGAACAGTTCttgaggagaggaggcagagagccAGTGGGAGCCCTCCAAGCGGTGCACAGGGACCATGAGCTCCCAGATACTTGGTGGCAAACTCCTTCCAATGCAAGCTGGCCTCTTAGCAGAAATGCCTTAGAACATGGTGGCCAGTGAGTTTGGGGATAGCAGCAGAATTCACTGATACACTGTTATCTGTATAGAGGcaatgtgacacacacacagtgcactgAGCCTGGGAGCCTCAACAGGCCCTGAGAAATGTCCCTAGCTCCCAGGGGCCTTGGAGCTGGGAACCTTTCATCTCCACAGACACCACAGGGCAGCCACTGCTCCCCCGAGGGCGGCACGCCAGGCTCCCACAAGCAGTGCTGCTGGTTAGCCATTACAGTTATATGGTGCACCTGCTAAAGGCTTTCCCAGCCCTCAGTATGGCCAGGCAAGCATTCACACACCCTTCAGCTGACAGCCCTCCACCTCCTGGGACAGAGAGAGCCATGGAGGTCAAGCGTCTagtctctggggtggagctggaggACTGCAGAGGCTGAGGGCTCTGTCCCATGAGGTTAGGGGTGGAATGCTATAAGGCTACACTTATGGTGGCGTGTAGAGTACAGATACTGCACAACCAGCTAGCAGCATAGACACGCCTTAGGCAAGTAGAATACAGTCCCCCACAGGCCTGACCCCTAGGGTATAAACGCGCCCAAGCAGGGCCTCccacgtctacactgctacttttaacAGTAgtgtgtcccactgcctccccactgcagGAGCCTTTCCCGCCATAGTGAAAGGTTCTGCCAGCGAGGAAAAGCCCCGGcaggtccctgctgcctccccactgcaggAGCCTTTCCCTCTGGTGTGTAGCTACAGGTGTGTCTGTGCTCGACTCACCACCATAAGTGCAGACATAGCTGTAGAGACCAAACCCCCAGGCCCAgggtgtttgggggcaggggcaagTGCTGTGGAAGCTAAATACCCCGTAGCCAGAGAAGAGAAGTTTGGGACTGGCCTGCTGGCAAGTGATCATAGCAACTAATCAGGCAGGGCACAATTAGACTTGGCATCTGAGTCTGCAGCCTAAGGTCACCCACCACCATTTAACCTACCAGTCCAGTACCTAGCACACACCAGGCAGAGGACTGCTGGAATACTGCCCGCACTCCCCCTGCTGGCGCACAGAGGGACGCacaccacacccacacccacacctgcTGTCTTACCTCTTCCTCCACCGTCCTGGGCCCAGCACTCACGTCAGCATCGGTGCCGTCCTCCCCCACGGACATAGGCTGTTTGTCCCGCCTGGgtcagagaggggaaaaacacaAGAGGGCACTGAAGTTTTCTAAAACCATTATTGTCTGCTGGGCAGTTTCCTGGGGCAGAGCCCAGGATGTCCGAGTCATTGGTAGGGTGTGCCCTGGGACAACAGTTACTCTGACAAAAGAAACAGGGATGTAACATGTCTCCTCCAGCCCAGGAGTGGACAGCAGATAAAGCTACCGGGGCCTTTTTTGTCCTTGTGAAGTGCTACAGAAGGGCCCAGCGTTGAATAGCCCAGGAGGGAGACAGCCACATCAGTATGTTACTCTTCTGATGGGAGCCAACTAACGTGCACTTGATTCCTATATGCAGGCCTGGCTCAGAGCTGGAGCCCACCACTCCTGTGCAAGTGGCTCAGAGGAAATGGGATttggctgcagtgggggggggatggggggagcgcTTAGGCCTGGCCAGCAGATCCCTTGCTTGTTGAGTCGATTCCGTTTCCGTCAaggaatggggaaggggaagtggAAGTGGAGGGCACGTTTCACTTCGAGGCAGCCAGCACGCAGCTTGAAGAGAACTGTTTAACATATTCCATTTCTAGCAGCTCTAAGTCCCTGCAACACCAGCAGCACCCTTCCCTGTTGGCTCTGTCCCTTCCCGCATCAGCAAGgccctagcacaggggtgggcaaactttttggcccgagagccacatcagggttgcgcaactgtatgaagggccgggtagggaaggctgtgcctccccaaacagcctggaccccgccccctatccgccccctcccacttcccgcccactgactacccccctcagaacccccaacccatccaaccctccctgctccttgacccttgattgccccctcccgggacccccgcccccatccaacccccctgctccctgtcccctgactgccccaacccctatccacacccccgcacCCTGatagcccccccgggactcccacctccatccaaccaccctctgctcctcatccccgaccaccccctcccaggaccccccgcccctaattgccccccaggatcccacacccttatccaacccccccgtcccGACTGCCTTCCCGACCCCATCCACCTCCCGCCACCCCCCCCAGGcctcccgggactcccactcccaaccctccctgttccccatctcctgaccacccccccagaacctccgccccatccaaccaccccttcctcccccccaggaCCTCCCGCTCCCTTActcaacccccccgctccccgtccccttaccagcagcaggagctcgcaacCGCGACACcaggccagagccagctgtgctccccacactgcccagtGGGAGCGGCAGGCCAGAGCGTGGTCAGCGCGGCGgcgtggctgtgggggagagcgggggagaggctggggactaggctccccagccaggagctcaggggccaggcaggatggtcccacgggccagatgtggcccgcaggctgtagtttgcccacgtctgcccTAGCAAGCGCCTCTGCTGAGCCAGGCCTCTGGCTGAGAGAAGCAGAGGAGCCCAAAGGGAATTCCATTTCAGAGGTCAGTTTGTGTAGCTGGAGCCAAGTGCCTGTTCAAAGTCAGAGCCATAGGAGAGCTTCACCCGTCCGGGGGGCTTTCTGTTTCAGAACAGCTACTGCTGTCCACCCTAAACAGATCTCTCCTCTCTTAACCGAAGACCTGTACTGAGCATGGGCCAGCCAGAATGGGGATAGAAAAGTTACTAAAGAGGCGACATGCTACATTTGAAAACTGCTACTAAATGGGATCACCCTGCTAGCGAGGTGCCGAAACCCCCCCACGTCCCAGGCCATCTTCTTTCTATTTGATACCTCCATACACTGGGCTGCATTGTGATCACACCAGCTCAGGTCCCAGTCCTACAGCTGGATCCCCACCAGAGATCCCTCGTGCCTGCACagagacccactgacttcaacattaTCCCGGGAGGATCCTTTTGCAAGACTGGAGCCTAGCATTAAAACCAGCAAAAAATAACCACAGAGATTGTCCTGGATGACAACAGTTTAAAACCAGATAAAGAGCGAGCGTGCCTTATGATCTGAGCAGGGAGTCAGGATGGATGGGTCTATTCCCCGCTCTGGGGGGGACTTCCTCTGTagacttgggtaagtcacttcgcTTCCCACCTGCAAAAGGGGGATAATTTACCTATATCGAAGAATGGGTGTTCGAAGGATTAGTTAGTATTTGCAAAATGCTACAAGACCCTTGCTTGGAAGAGACTAGGGAGGGGTAAAGAACAGTGATAAAAAGGACAGGAGCTGCAGGTCAGAAAGAGATGCATTTGCCTGctgtgctgggctggggggaagTCATGGTGGGAGCCCCCAGCACTAAGCCCAGATGGACTTCGCAAGAGGCAACCTCACAGAGAAGGAAAATTTTTACTTACTTTTTGTTGGAGATGAAGTCGAgggcctggtaaacaagagagtAGAGATATTCCACCTGCCAAAATAAGGCAAGAAGGTTAGAGGCTGGGATGTAAGGATCTAAGGGAGGCTGCCTCTGTTAGGGCCTAGGGTAAACAGGGGTCCCCGAAGAGGCCCCAATGTTTGTTTTTGATAACGTCAGTGTTCTCACCAGGTCTTGGCACTTTCGGCCTTAACTCCAGCTTAGGGGAGCATTTTGCCTGAGGAACAAAGTACTACGTGGCAAGACTTGTAGCTTCTGCAGGCTGCACGTCCATATACAAATAGAGACGGGAGCAGCCACAGGGGGGGCTGGGTGATGTCTATTGTTTCAGGGCTATATTTAATCAATCAGCACATGTGCAGCTGGCCTAACGCTTTCAGAGTCAAGCAAAACTCCCCAAAGCACCCACTGTACAAGCCTCCAGCTGGCAAACTCCAGAGAAGCTCTCCTCCCGGccttgcaggggcagcaggagtgAGTCACAGCAGTTCTCCTTGGCTTCCCCACCTTCTTGCTGTAGATGCAGGCAGAACCCTGGATCAGCAGAGCCGCCTCTATGAAGTTCATGGTGGTTTTGCCGCCATCGAAGGAAATGCAGATCTGGTCCAgctacagaacacacacacaggaaaagacAAGCTGATTTTACAGACTGGGTTTGAGAGACAACGCAGCAGGAAGAGAGACTTTGGAGGGGACAAAGCCCTGGCCCCACAGCAAACCTGGGGGACGAGATGAGAGCGGTGAAGGGAGAATGCAAGACTTTTCCCTTCGAATTCTCTTGTAATCTTTGGGGCTACAGCTCTTCCATAGGTGGCAATGGTTCTCCAAGGAACAGGTCTGTGCTGTGCAGAGCATCGTTTCTAAAGCTCCTGTGGACCCAGGAGCACTTCAcagggagggcaggaagcaaaAGGAACAGGTCTGAGGTCCAAAACTTGATATTTAGAGTTTAAGGCCAGTGACAACgtggcagggctggcctgaggGACAGGAACATTAGGAACCGAAACGAGCACCACATGCTAGGAATTCCAGCTGCATGGACACACTGTGGCACTTGGATACTGACATTCCTCCCTGCCACCCTGATCTTCGTGGATGGAAAGAATGCCTTACCTCCTCCAGATACTCCCCCAACTGGGCTGCCACATCCACCTCCCAGTTCTTTGTGAGGTCCCGGATGGGCTGCAGAAGGTGCAGGAAGCGTGACTCCACATCCTCCATCGTAACAGATCCCTAGAAGTGCAAGAAGTTACATTTCAACCAGGAGCCGGGAAGACAAGCCCCCAATCAGGAGGGGACAGAACAAGGACACAGGTCCGTCAGTTTGCTGACAACACTGTCATTTGTGGCCTGTAGTCATTTAATGGGATGCAGTCAGCTCAAAGCTGGCtccaattttgtttttatagaaaGTCAGCTTTTGTAAAACCGGAggccaataaaaatgttttaattcaaACAAAAAACAGGGCTTTGTTTTGACATAAACATTCCCGTGTTGTCACAACACAGAGTAACAGTAAGCTAGTGTCTGAGAacctacaaataaaaaatatttatctgATTTTAGACCTACACAAATGTctgtaaataaacaaacccaaccatgaaactgactagaaatcccagtgaaataaaataaagcatgtaGCATAAATTGCTGATTGTACTATTGATACACTAGCAGCACCTGGTCGGAATTATGGCCTTGTTGGGATGGTTAATCTGCAAACCTGTGCCTCAATTCTGcaaacagttaagcacatgcgtGACCTGACTCCTGCGTCTTAGGACCCAGTCTGATGCAAAAAGTAATTttcggggttggactagatgacctcttgaggtcccttccaactctgatattctatgattctatgatactcacaccttcttgtcaactgtagggaatgggccacatccaccctgactgaattggcctcgttagcactgaccccctacttggtaaggcaactcccatcttttcatgtgctgtatatttatacctgcctactgtatttttcactccatgcatctgatgaagtgggttatagcccacgaaagcttatgcccaaataaatttgttagtctctaaggtgccacaaggactcctcattgtttttacacaGGTGCAGGCTCACTCATGGCCAGACTACTCTGAATTTGGGCATCACTTTACACATAGGATCTTCTTACGCTATAGGGAGAAAGAGCTACCATTCACTGCACACCGGAGTGTTCTCCTCAAAACCAGCCCATACCATGTGCCTCTCCTGCTCCCCATCCTGCCTTCTCAGGCTGTGGTTAGTGCCTCgcttcccctccccattttttagCCGGTGTCAGATAGTGGCCTTGGTGCCTCATATGGGACTGCAGTATTTGGCTGTCAAAGAGGGATGGAGGGATCAGACCCAGGAGCGAAGAGCAGGGATGGAAGCGGGGAAGGGAGCAAGGAATGTGACAAGTTGGAGCAATAAGGGCTCAAGGAGGGGTCAGATCCTAGATcagggattctcagccaggggtacatgtacctctgggggtttgcagaggtcttccagggagtatcaactcatctagatatttgcctacaacaggctacataaaaagcactagcgaagtcagcacCAACAAAAATTTcacacaatgacttgtttatactgctctatatactctaaattgaaatgtaagtacaatgtgtgtatatatatctctctaccctgatataacgctgtcctcgggaaccaaaaaaatcgtactgcgttataggtgaaaccgcgttatatcaaactcactttgatccgccggagtgcgcagccccgccccgccccccggaatgctgctttaccgtgttatatccgaattcgtgttatatcgtgtTATATCGTATCGCGTTAAATCTGTGTAGAGGtgtatattccaattgatttttttataattatatggtaaaaatgagaaagtcagcaatttttcagtaatagtgtgctgtgacacttttgtatttttagtctgaatttgtaagtttttaagtgaagtaaaACTTGGGCTATGCAAGgcagaacagactcctgaaaggggtacagtagtctggaaaggttgagaaccactgccctaggacACAGTCCAATCATGGTACACAGGCGCAAAAGGGGACAAGGATAAAGGAACCAGGGTCTCCCCAGAGACACATGGGACTCAGGATGGCTTGTGTATCTTGGGGAAGACCCTG
The DNA window shown above is from Trachemys scripta elegans isolate TJP31775 chromosome 1, CAS_Tse_1.0, whole genome shotgun sequence and carries:
- the NCAPH2 gene encoding condensin-2 complex subunit H2, which produces MEDVESRFLHLLQPIRDLTKNWEVDVAAQLGEYLEELDQICISFDGGKTTMNFIEAALLIQGSACIYSKKVEYLYSLVYQALDFISNKKRDKQPMSVGEDGTDADVSAGPRTVEEEFLSLDDIKDTNVVSVDMKKDHQPNTVNIVPLTPMALVPPEETEKKDNPLFSRKGEILASRKDFRMNTCTPHANGAFMLELAGLSPTQCFQARHQAGDLGSATGGQTATPGSGNAPMEVSACEMPIPVLNFSENEGAVAPEGGGDDDDDAGGGDDFLPDAPEGGVETSPAAVEHIQQQKSVLEGKGYMLRERAPAVEPSAYIKEMLDPWRSLDPFDDSEDKPFKKGRPFTVPSDLDDVPGSKRKRRAPRKLQDFMKWFSASQNDRADSRRTKKKGPTFADLEVLYWKQLKERMAVQRKLQRRMGLLLGKHLQEEELLEEAEEELNAVEEERMDDYLDRDGGADDFLEQDDIHPEALEQLAEGDLGPCAIPDSLSYEELVRRNVELFIANSQKYARETVLSQRIRDWEDKIEPKLQEQEERAAFDIHSYGDQLAASCGRLGEWHSFASLVAGKPAFEVCRSMLASLQLANDYTVEISQEPGLEEAVDTMRLRLLTQERAHERFRTYMAPSVSN